One region of Cydia pomonella isolate Wapato2018A chromosome 9, ilCydPomo1, whole genome shotgun sequence genomic DNA includes:
- the LOC133521008 gene encoding uncharacterized protein LOC133521008 translates to MLRGSPLQTVTRFKYVGHWVTDTLKDDVYIVRERRTLSYNNVFRGLLGLPWHCSASGIFATWRTDCFEAVLRKRVASLGERVRTVSNTLLKVIVEKMDSPILTHGMYLHVQSNCYYTFY, encoded by the exons ATGCTCCGTGGTTCTCCTCTTCAAACTGTTACTAGGTTCAAATACGTGGGCCACTGGGTGACTGACACTCTAAAAGACGATGTTTATATAGTAAGGGAGCGCAGAACACTGTCG TATAATAACGTCTTCAGGGGGTTGTTGGGGCTGCCCTGGCACTGCAGCGCGTCTGGAATATTCGCCACGTGGAGAACCGACTGTTTTGAAGCCGTGCTGCGCAAGCGGGTGGCGTCCTTGGGCGAGCGCGTGCGGACAGTATCCAACACTCTCCTGAAGGTGATCGTTGAGAAGATGGACAGCCCTATCCTCACTCACGGGATGTATTTACATGTGCAGTCTAATTGTTATTATACTTTCTACTAA
- the LOC133521588 gene encoding luciferin sulfotransferase-like produces MENKVKIEELDSATKSFEGYRFRGPSGSTGYLMPKPYKELADNILNMTVRPDDVWVTGYPRSGTTLTQELVWQVANECDFVTASKIPLMARYMFLEGKMSVNLLKSKLKGEVSEPIYTQEAIDAAPSPRFIKTHMPFSLLPSNLLDTTKVVYIARDPRDVAVSLYQFIKKLMQYFEEFKSFWNLFYNEMVIYSPILAHIREAWDLRHHPNMMFIFHEDMLKDVPLSIKRMADFLDKKLTDEQIVKLSEHLSIKNFRKNESVNPTWINKGGDPNAEGFVRKGESGAWREHFDEEMTAQAERWMRDNLAGSDLHFPDYAS; encoded by the exons ATGGAGAATAAAGTGAAAATTGAAGAGCTGGATTCAGCAACTAAGTCTTTCGAAG GTTACCGTTTTCGAGGCCCTTCCGGCAGTACCGGTTACCTTATGCCTAAACCTTACAAAGAGCTTGCGGACAACATCTTGAACATGACTGTGCGACCTGACGACGTGTGGGTGACTGGGTATCCTCGGTCTG GAACCACGCTCACACAAGAGTTGGTCTGGCAAGTGGCGAATGAATGTGATTTCGTGACAGCTTCCAAAATTCCTTTGATGGCACGTTACATGTTTCTCGA aggaaAAATGTCAGTTAATTTACTCAAATCAAAGCTGAAAGGCGAAGTGTCTGAACCTATTTATACTCAGGAAGCTATAGACGCAGCGCCTTCGCCTCGGTTTATAAAAACTCATATGCCCTTCTCGCTTTTGCCCTCGAATCTACTGGACACCACTAAAGTAGTGTACATAGCCCGAGACCCGAGGGATGTAGCAGTATCTCTTTATCAGTTCATAAAAAAGTTGATGCAGTATTTTGAAGAGTTCAAAAGTTTTTGGAATCTTTTCTACAATGAAATGG TTATATATTCCCCAATTTTGGCGCATATAAGAGAAGCGTGGGACCTCCGTCATCATCCAAATATGATGTTCATATTCCACGAAGATATGTTAAAg GATGTACCCTTATCTATCAAAAGAATGGCAGATTTCCTTGACAAGAAGTTAACGGATGAACAAATCGTTAAGCTTAGTGAACACTTGAGTATTAAGAACTTCAGGAAAAACGAGTCTGTGAACCCGACATGGATAAATAAGGGCGGTGACCCCAATGCTGAGGGCTTTGTTAGGAAAG gtgaatCGGGCGCATGGCGCGAGCATTTCGACGAGGAGATGACGGCGCAGGCGGAGCGCTGGATGCGCGATAACCTCGCCGGCTCCGACCTTCATTTTCCCGACTATGCCTCCTAG